The proteins below come from a single Geobacillus thermoleovorans genomic window:
- a CDS encoding tripartite tricarboxylate transporter permease, whose product MSTLSFLLDGFQTALQPHNLLFAFIGVLIGTAVGVLPGIGPMSGVALLIPVTASMTSGLSPEQAAASSIILLAGVYYGAMYGGSTTSILLNTPGESSSVVTTLDGYQMARQGRAGAALAIAAIGSFVAGIVSLIGLVLLAQPLSNVALKFGPAEYFSLMLLGLAAVSGLAGKSMTKAWIMTVFGLLISTIGLDNVSGVARFTYDISYLYGGLEFLTVAVGLFALGEVFKSILHHETNDGDIAKIGRVLPTKADLKESAGPIARGSLLGFFIGVLPGAGATLASFFSYILEKKVSKHPEKFGQGTIAGVAAPESANNGASGGAMIPLLTLGIPGSGTTAILMGALIMYNVQPGPLLFDEHPAVAWGLIASMFIGNVMLLILNMPLVKVFAKIIQTPTKYLLPLIIAISVFGVYAVQVTTFDVFLLLAFGLLGYWLAEHDYPLAPLVLGLVLGPMIENNMRRALTASNGDYLVFFEKPISLVLLVIAFLWIAVPFVMKLRGKSVVINEDM is encoded by the coding sequence ATGAGCACACTATCGTTTTTGCTTGACGGATTTCAGACAGCGCTTCAGCCGCATAACTTGCTGTTTGCCTTTATCGGGGTGTTGATCGGCACAGCGGTCGGTGTGCTTCCTGGGATTGGCCCGATGAGCGGGGTGGCGTTGCTTATTCCGGTGACGGCGTCGATGACGTCCGGCCTTAGTCCGGAACAGGCGGCAGCCAGTTCGATTATTTTGCTCGCCGGCGTGTATTACGGGGCGATGTATGGCGGTTCGACGACATCGATTTTGTTAAATACGCCTGGGGAATCGTCATCGGTTGTCACAACGCTGGACGGCTATCAAATGGCCCGGCAAGGAAGGGCGGGGGCGGCGCTTGCCATTGCCGCGATCGGTTCCTTTGTCGCCGGAATTGTTTCGCTAATCGGCCTCGTCTTATTGGCCCAACCGTTGTCGAATGTGGCGCTGAAGTTCGGCCCGGCTGAATATTTTTCGCTCATGCTGCTCGGGTTGGCGGCGGTGAGCGGACTGGCTGGCAAATCGATGACGAAAGCATGGATCATGACAGTGTTCGGCTTGTTGATTTCCACGATTGGGCTCGACAATGTTTCCGGCGTGGCTCGCTTTACGTACGACATTTCCTATTTATATGGAGGTCTCGAGTTTTTAACCGTAGCGGTCGGGCTATTTGCGTTAGGAGAGGTATTCAAGTCCATTCTCCATCATGAGACGAACGACGGGGACATCGCCAAAATCGGGCGCGTGTTGCCGACGAAAGCGGATTTGAAAGAAAGCGCGGGGCCGATCGCCCGTGGGTCGCTGCTCGGTTTTTTCATCGGGGTGTTGCCGGGAGCCGGGGCCACGTTGGCATCGTTTTTCTCCTATATTCTTGAAAAGAAAGTGAGCAAACATCCGGAAAAGTTCGGGCAAGGGACGATCGCCGGTGTGGCGGCGCCGGAGTCGGCGAACAACGGGGCTTCTGGGGGCGCAATGATTCCGCTTTTGACGCTGGGCATTCCTGGTTCAGGGACGACAGCGATCCTCATGGGTGCACTCATTATGTACAACGTCCAGCCAGGTCCACTGTTGTTCGATGAGCATCCAGCTGTCGCCTGGGGATTGATCGCCAGCATGTTTATCGGCAACGTCATGTTGCTCATTCTCAACATGCCGCTCGTCAAAGTGTTCGCGAAAATTATCCAGACGCCGACGAAATATTTGTTGCCGCTTATTATTGCCATTTCCGTGTTCGGTGTGTATGCGGTGCAAGTGACGACGTTTGATGTGTTTCTGTTGCTGGCGTTTGGTCTGCTTGGCTACTGGCTTGCAGAGCACGACTATCCATTGGCACCGCTTGTGTTGGGGCTTGTTCTCGGGCCGATGATCGAAAACAATATGCGCCGGGCGTTGACGGCATCAAACGGGGACTATCTCGTTTTCTTTGAAAAGCCGATTTCGCTCGTCTTGTTGGTCATTGCCTTTTTATGGATTGCCGTGCCGTTTGTCATGAAACTAAGAGGAAAATCGGTCGTCATCAACGAAGATATGTAA